In Ascaphus truei isolate aAscTru1 chromosome 21, aAscTru1.hap1, whole genome shotgun sequence, one DNA window encodes the following:
- the SSNA1 gene encoding microtubule nucleation factor SSNA1 → MSQQGAALQTYNNELVKCIEDLCSKRDELNRQILQDEEEKNKLQNDIRILTEKLSRINESLARRMASRNEFDKTIAETEAAYMKILESSQTLLNVLKREAGNLGKAQM, encoded by the exons ATGAGCCAGCAGGGAGCCGCCTTACAGACCTACAACAACGAGCTTGTGAAAT GTATAGAAGATCTTTGCAGCAAAAGAGATGAGCTGAACCGACAGATCCTGCAAGACGAGGAAGAGAAGAATAAACTTCAGAATGACATCCGGATCTTGACGGAAAAGCTGTCCAGGATCAACGAGAGCCTGGCCAGGAGGATGGCGTCACGGAACGAGTTTGATAAAACTATCGCAGAAACCGAAGCTGCTTACATGAAG ATATTGGAAAGCTCTCAGACTTTGTTGAACGTCCTTAAGAGAGAAGCAGGGAACTTGGGGAAAGCACAGATGTGA